A genome region from Pelagibaculum spongiae includes the following:
- a CDS encoding efflux RND transporter periplasmic adaptor subunit: MLKRILAMLAFLTILIGGIGGYIFNNIQQGMAQLANFAPPPVTVEAEKVTTESWSPQISATGSLRARNEVALTTQVSGQIETFGFSSGKKIEKGQLIVKLDDRVEQAQLKNSHASLRLMELQHQRDRDLFKRKVISKNQFDQSLANLDQASAQVEQLRAVLAKKQIHAPFSGEVGIRQVDLGDYLSPGSTIATLQDSSSLLVDFALPEKFLALLKLKQKVSIQVQAWPEKSFEGQITAIDAKVSATTRNISLRAELNNKEGELLPGMFANIKVTLDQNRQLMTVAQTSISYSSYGDTIWVLREEVVGEGEEQQKSLKAFPAFVQTGESRNGRISVIQGINAGDLVASSGQLKLYPGATVILPEQNKAEKQ, translated from the coding sequence ATGCTTAAGCGTATTTTAGCCATGCTGGCCTTCCTCACAATACTTATTGGAGGAATCGGCGGCTATATCTTTAACAACATTCAGCAGGGAATGGCTCAACTTGCTAACTTTGCTCCACCACCCGTGACTGTGGAAGCAGAAAAGGTAACCACCGAAAGCTGGTCGCCTCAAATTAGTGCGACCGGCAGTTTGCGTGCTCGCAATGAAGTTGCATTGACCACGCAAGTCAGTGGTCAAATCGAAACATTTGGCTTTAGCTCTGGTAAAAAAATTGAAAAAGGCCAGTTAATCGTCAAGTTAGATGATCGGGTCGAACAAGCTCAATTAAAAAATTCCCACGCCAGTTTGCGGTTAATGGAATTACAACATCAACGAGACCGAGATCTGTTCAAACGCAAAGTCATTTCTAAAAACCAGTTTGATCAAAGTCTGGCGAATTTAGACCAAGCTAGCGCTCAGGTTGAACAACTGCGAGCAGTATTAGCTAAGAAACAAATCCACGCGCCGTTTTCTGGTGAAGTCGGTATTCGTCAGGTCGACTTGGGTGATTACCTTTCTCCAGGTTCGACGATTGCCACCTTGCAAGACAGCAGTTCACTATTAGTTGATTTTGCCTTGCCTGAAAAATTCTTGGCTTTGTTAAAACTTAAGCAAAAAGTATCAATTCAAGTTCAAGCATGGCCAGAAAAATCTTTTGAAGGTCAAATTACCGCCATCGATGCAAAAGTCAGCGCAACCACCCGTAATATTTCTTTACGAGCTGAGTTAAACAATAAAGAAGGTGAATTGCTGCCAGGCATGTTCGCCAATATTAAAGTTACCCTAGATCAAAACCGCCAATTAATGACCGTGGCACAAACCTCAATCAGCTATAGCTCATACGGCGATACTATTTGGGTATTGCGTGAAGAGGTTGTAGGTGAAGGCGAAGAGCAGCAGAAATCATTAAAGGCCTTTCCTGCATTTGTTCAAACCGGTGAAAGTCGTAATGGTCGAATTTCAGTCATTCAAGGAATTAATGCTGGAGATCTGGTGGCATCATCGGGTCAATTAAAACTCTACCCGGGTGCAACTGTCATCTTGCCTGAGCAAAACAAGGCGGAGAAACAGTAA
- a CDS encoding dihydrolipoyl dehydrogenase, whose product MQLLKTDVAIIGGGTAGLGAFRAARAHTNNVLLIEGGPYGTTCARVGCMPSKLLIAAAEAAHHSQNTAPFGVHIDGQVRVNGREVMDRVKRERDRFVGFVLEGVDEIPAENKISGYAKFIDEHTLQVDDHTQITAERFVIATGSSPVWPGFFNQAQDRLIINDDVFDWDDLPESVAVFGPGVIGLELGQALHRLGVRIRLFGIGGQIGPVSDPVILDQADKIFRDEFAIDPDAKVTGIERVDNGVKISFEEHGETKSEVFDYLLAATGRKANVDKLGLENTSLVLNPQGVPNFSQWTLQTETNEPAASHIFIAGDVNNYIPLLHEAADEGRIAGDNAGRYPDIRNGKRRTPLSVVFSDPQIGMAGETYRQLEQRLGTCGCFEVGEVDMTGQGRSRVMLKNKGKIRVYGENGTGKLLGAEMIGPAAEHLVHLLAWTIQQGLTITEILEMPFYHPVIEEGLRTALRDLNARLKLGPEAVKHCLDCGPGA is encoded by the coding sequence ATGCAACTGCTTAAAACGGATGTCGCCATTATTGGTGGTGGAACTGCTGGACTGGGTGCATTTCGTGCTGCTCGGGCACACACCAACAATGTTTTATTAATTGAAGGCGGACCATACGGCACCACCTGTGCCCGAGTCGGTTGCATGCCAAGCAAACTTTTAATTGCTGCCGCTGAAGCAGCACACCATAGCCAAAATACTGCACCATTTGGTGTTCATATTGATGGACAGGTTCGGGTTAATGGCCGTGAAGTAATGGACCGAGTCAAACGTGAACGCGATCGTTTTGTTGGCTTTGTTTTAGAAGGCGTTGATGAAATTCCTGCTGAAAATAAAATCAGCGGTTATGCAAAATTCATCGACGAGCATACTTTGCAAGTTGATGATCACACCCAAATTACTGCCGAACGCTTTGTTATTGCCACTGGCTCTAGCCCGGTTTGGCCTGGCTTTTTTAATCAAGCGCAAGATCGTTTAATTATTAATGACGATGTTTTTGACTGGGATGATTTACCTGAATCAGTTGCTGTTTTTGGCCCAGGTGTTATTGGCCTGGAATTAGGCCAAGCATTACATCGGTTAGGCGTAAGGATTCGCCTATTTGGTATTGGCGGGCAAATCGGCCCGGTCAGTGATCCGGTCATTCTCGATCAAGCTGATAAGATTTTCCGAGATGAATTCGCCATCGATCCAGATGCAAAAGTGACCGGTATCGAACGGGTAGATAACGGCGTTAAAATTTCTTTTGAAGAACACGGCGAAACAAAATCAGAAGTATTTGATTATTTATTAGCCGCAACTGGCCGCAAAGCTAACGTCGACAAATTAGGCTTGGAAAATACTTCGTTAGTACTCAACCCACAAGGCGTACCAAACTTTAGCCAGTGGACACTGCAAACCGAAACTAACGAGCCAGCCGCCAGCCATATTTTTATCGCTGGTGATGTGAACAATTATATTCCGTTGCTACATGAAGCCGCTGATGAAGGTCGAATTGCTGGAGACAATGCCGGTCGCTATCCGGACATTCGCAACGGCAAACGTCGTACACCACTTAGTGTGGTATTTAGCGATCCACAAATCGGCATGGCCGGTGAAACCTATCGCCAATTAGAACAACGGTTAGGAACTTGCGGTTGCTTTGAAGTCGGTGAAGTCGACATGACCGGCCAGGGTCGCAGTCGAGTGATGCTGAAAAACAAAGGCAAAATTCGAGTTTATGGCGAAAATGGTACCGGTAAGTTACTCGGCGCAGAAATGATCGGCCCAGCAGCAGAACACTTGGTTCACTTGTTGGCATGGACTATTCAGCAAGGGCTGACTATTACCGAAATTCTGGAAATGCCTTTTTATCATCCAGTGATTGAAGAAGGTTTAAGAACCGCTTTACGTGATTTGAATGCTCGATTGAAGTTAGGACCAGAAGCCGTCAAGCATTGCTTAGATTGCGGACCTGGTGCTTAA
- a CDS encoding CBS domain-containing protein, giving the protein MSQVKSIMTHPSPVLHVQDTLSDAVSAFAKHNVSGLPVLDGEDKLVGFVSEQDLIRQAIEDAYYCSQKAQVQDVMTSDVKVTAPTDEVFELGRQVINSRLRVFPVVDEGKLVGLVDRQQILNALMVMANQCSAV; this is encoded by the coding sequence ATGTCTCAGGTTAAAAGCATCATGACACACCCATCACCGGTGCTGCATGTTCAAGACACTCTAAGCGATGCAGTTAGCGCCTTTGCCAAGCACAATGTTTCCGGCCTTCCCGTTCTGGATGGTGAAGACAAACTAGTCGGATTTGTTTCTGAGCAAGATCTGATTCGTCAGGCAATTGAAGATGCTTACTACTGCTCTCAAAAAGCCCAGGTACAGGATGTTATGACCTCTGATGTTAAGGTCACAGCACCAACTGATGAAGTTTTTGAACTGGGTCGCCAAGTTATTAATTCTCGCTTACGGGTTTTCCCAGTGGTTGACGAAGGTAAGCTGGTAGGATTGGTAGACCGCCAACAAATACTCAATGCATTGATGGTAATGGCCAACCAATGTAGTGCGGTTTAA